In Trichomycterus rosablanca isolate fTriRos1 chromosome 4, fTriRos1.hap1, whole genome shotgun sequence, one DNA window encodes the following:
- the c8a gene encoding complement component C8 alpha chain, with translation MNALVSSVWCCVVLSLLCVHTFGESTNTFWSSSYNRTRTFSRRTRDTSSPAPIDCKLKSWTSWTPCDSCTDKTVRFQYVEHLSQFGGTRCVHSQWDEKLCPQEVEECNPQDQCGDMYACPESGRCIGQHLRCNGDNDCMQGSDEDDCQEIRERETKCVGMLPIPGAEKAIQGYNALSDVFVDRVLDHNYFGGICEYIYNGEWRMLTYDAFCENLYYSDDEKYFRMPYNFLSYRLVAQSTGQESSEYYSDATELLEAIKTENSFNMGVSVGVMYVEVGLSGSIEYAHLENITKYDSKDVGFLRLVSRVETTHFKMRSQDLMLHEDMLMSLMELPEVYDFGAYSRFISKFGTHYVTSGVMGGVLDYVVVVNKQVMIQEKLEWYEIGGCFGASLGLSTLITQGVTAKVQAKGEKCEKIGDRNKDQQTSSNAIVDVIGFVKGGTLGHSAAQLAIRDANTYRQWGKSLKYSPAVIDHETLPIYELVRSSTAAAQAGTRLPHLKRAWEEYMQQFNRCRCAPCRNNGVPLLSLTACSCICPNRYIGTACEKSQQTGGPTHGAWSCWSSWSACVSGTRTQSRECNNPAPNNDGLQCLGKSVQRKHC, from the exons ATGAATGCGCTTGTGTCTTCTGTCTGGTGTTGTGTTGTTTTGTCTCTGCTTTGCGTCCACACGTTCGGAGAATCTACTAATACCTTCTGGAGCTCCTCGTATAACAG GACTAGAACTTTCTCTAGAAGAACTCGAGATACCAGCTCACCTGCTCCCATCGACTGTAAGCTGAAGAGCTGGACGTCCTGGACACCATGCGACTCCTGCACAGACAAGACG GTCCGTTTCCAGTACGTGGAGCACCTGTCCCAGTTCGGCGGTACCAGGTGTGTGCACAGTCAGTGGGACGAGAAGCTTTGCCCGCAGGAGGTGGAGGAGTGTAATCCTCAGGACCAGTGTGGAGACATGTACGCCTGTCCGGAATCAG GACGATGCATCGGTCAGCATCTGCGCTGTAACGGTGATAATGACTGCATGCAGGGCAGCGATGAGGACGACTGTCAGGAGATCAGAGAGCGTGAAACCAAATGTGTCGGCATGCTGCCCATCCCGGGGGCGGAGAAAGCCATACAGGG CTACAACGCCCTGTCTGATGTTTTTGTGGACCGCGTTCTCGATCATAACTACTTCGGGGGCATCTGCGAGTACATCTATAATGGAGAGTGGAGGATGCTGACCTACGACGCCTTCTGTGAAAACCTCTACTACAGTGACGATGAGAAGTACTTCAGGATGCCCTACAACTTCCTGTCGTACCGGCTGGTG GCTCAGTCTACAGGCCAGGAATCATCGGAATACTACAGTGACGCCACGGAGCTACTGGAAGCTATAAAAACCGAGAACTCCTTCAACATGGGAGTGTCCGTGGGGGTCATGTATGTGGAGGTGGGGTTGTCTGGGTCGATCGAATATGCACATCTGGAAAACATAACCAAGTACGACAGTAAG GATGTGGGGTTCCTCCGGCTGGTGTCCAGGGTGGAGACGACCCACTTTAAGATGAGGAGTCAGGATCTGATGCTGCACGAGGACATGCTGATGTCTCTGATGGAGCTGCCTGAAGTCTACGACTTTGGCGCCTACTCCCGCTTCATCAGCAAGTTTGGCACTCACTACGTCACGAGTGGCGTCATGGGGGGCGTCCTGGACTACGTAGTGGTGGTCAACAAGCAGGTCATGATACAAGAGA AACTGGAGTGGTACGAGATAGGCGGTTGCTTTGGCGCCTCTCTGGGTCTGTCCACTCTCATCACTCAGGGTGTGACTGCCAAGGTGCAAGCAAAAGgagaaaaatgtgaaaaaattGGTGATCGGAACAAAG ATCAGCAGACCAGCAGCAATGCGATCGTTGATGTCATTGGCTTCGTGAAAGGAGGAACTTTGGGACACAGTGCTGCTCAGCTGGCAATCCGTGATGCCAACACGTACAGACAGTGGGGCAAATCTCTCAAGTACAGCCCTGCCGTCATTGACCATGAG ACTCTGCCCATCTACGAACTGGTACGTTCCAGCACGGCAGCGGCTCAGGCTGGCACCAGGCTGCCACACCTTAAACGGGCGTGGGAGGAGTACATGCAGCAGTTCAACCGGTGCCGCTGCGCCCCCTGTCGGAACAACGGTGTTCCCCTGCTCTCGCTCACTGCCTGCAGCTGCATCTGCCCGAATCGGTACATCGGCACGGCCTGCGAGAAGAGCCAGCAGACAG GTGGTCCTACTCATGGTGCATGGAGCTGCTGGAGTTCCTGGTCTGCTTGTGTCTCAGGGACGAGGACACAAAGTCGAGAGTGCAACAATCCAGCACCAAACAACGACGGTCTTCAGTGTCTTGGAAAGTCTGTGCAGAGGAAACACTGCTAA
- the c8b gene encoding complement component C8 beta chain — MIFFCTVKHSYRSAALHVFFICAVVVLCSGLKERLPLEPIDCSLSEWSAWTRCDPCLKKRFRYATLIQPSQFGGEACNELGQEEESCTPPSRYSCQSPTPPCQGILCPGTGRCVLESLRCNGDDDCGDGADELGCRKVYKACNQPTEEYYAIENLAKGINVLNSNLEAAVLDNRYYAGGCLPQFIQDQRFRKPYNLQQYTLQTKGSHDFKMEAYESYTEFSTHTMKATMSKTTVSFKFGIPGVFELGYNYDDSKYKKSVEKLRSYSGTKRKFIHAHSQLELARYALKAENLVLHPGFLSRLRALPLEYTYGQYRQLYSDFGTHYITEATLGGDFDYTLILNEEKMEKSSYSLNDAKTCIQQGFNIGVNIQGVYVTAGLEGGGCDALLNEFGDSTKSSSVIDDYVAVVRGGDSETVSRLAARQLPSPDIMQLWGEAVHYNPDFIQTKMAPLYELVTPRDFTNANTLKKNLRRALNEFLSESSSCRCAPCLNNGVAYLKGTRCKCICPAGFSGLSCEKTQRPGIAVDGQWRCWSEWSACAGQSKRRTRQCNNPAPQNGGVTCQGINEETTDCIQL; from the exons ATGATCTTCTTCTGTACAGTAAAACACTCGTACAGGAGCGCAGCACTTCATGTGTTCTTCATCTG CGCTGTGGTTGTGCTGTGCTCTGGTCTGAAGGAGAGACTCCCGCTCGAACCCATCGACTGCTCTCTGTCTGAGTGGTCGGCATGGACCCGCTGTGACCCCTGCCTAAAAAAGAGG TTCCGCTACGCTACACTGATCCAGCCGTCTCAGTTTGGAGGGGAGGCGTGTAATGAGCTCGGCCAGGAGGAGGAGTCGTGTACGCCGCCCTCGCGCTACTCATGTCAGAGCCCGACGCCACCCTGCCAGGGCATCCTGTGTCCAGGAACAG GCCGCTGTGTGCTGGAGAGTCTGCGCTGTAACGGTGACGACGACTGTGGTGATGGAGCCGATGAGCTCGGCTGCAGAAAAGTTTATAAAGCCTGCAACCAGCCGACCGAGGAGTACTACGCCATCGAGAACCTCGCCAAAGG GATCAATGTGCTGAACAGTAACTTGGAAGCTGCTGTGCTGGATAATCGTTACTATGCCGGTGGCTGTTTACCACAATTCATCCAGGACCAGCGATTCAGGAAACCCTACAACCTTCAGCAGTACACCTTACAG ACGAAAGGCTCACACGATTTCAAGATGGAAGCTTATGAATCATACACAGAGTTTTCTACACACACGATGAAAGCCACCATGTCCAAGACCACGGTCTCCTTCAAGTTTGGTATACCCGGGGTGTTTGAGCTCGGGTACAACTACGACGACAGCAAGTACAAGAAGTCTGTGGAGAAGCTGCGCAGTTATTCTGGCACG AAAAGAAAGTTCATCCATGCCCACTCTCAGCTGGAGCTGGCACGCTATGCCCTGAAAGCAGAAAATCTCGTGCTGCACCCGGGTTTCCTGTCCCGCCTCCGGGCTCTGCCACTCGAATACACGTACGGTCAGTACCGGCAACTGTACAGCGACTTTGGTACTCACTACATCACGGAGGCCACGCTGGGAGGAGACTTTGACTACACGCTCATCCTGAACGaggaaaaaatggaaaaatcTA GCTACAGCTTAAATGATGCTAAGACCTGCATCCAACAGGGCTTTAACATCGGGGTGAACATCCAGGGTGTTTACGTAACTGCAGGATTGGAGGGTGGAGGCTGTGATGCCCTGCTGAATGAGTTTGGTG ACAGCACCAAGAGCTCGTCAGTGATTGATGATTATGTTGCGGTGGTGAGGGGTGGAGACAGTGAGACCGTCTCGCGACTGGCCGCCCGTCAGCTGCCCTCACCGGACATTATGCAGCTGTGGGGGGAAGCAGTTCACTACAACCCCGACTTTATCCAGACCAAG ATGGCACCACTGTATGAGCTGGTGACGCCACGGGACTTCACCAATGCCAACACACTAAAGAAGAACCTAAGACGGGCACTGAATGAGTTTCTGAGTGAGAGCAGCTCATGCCGCTGTGCCCCCTGTCTTAACAATGGAGTCGCTTATCTTAAAG GTACCCGGTGTAAGTGTATCTGTCCTGCTGGATTTAGTGGGCTGAGCTGCGAAAAAACTCAAAGACCAG GAATAGCAGTGGACGGTCAGTGGAGGTGCTGGTCCGAATGGTCGGCCTGCGCCGGTCAGTCCAAACGGCGAACTCGTCAGTGCAACAATCCAGCACCTCAAAACGGTGGAGTGACGTGCCAGGGAATAAATGAAGAAACCACGGACTGTATTCAGCTTTGA